In Cumulibacter soli, one genomic interval encodes:
- a CDS encoding HNH endonuclease signature motif containing protein: protein MIEGHAEWVVPGVTTAADRSPDHCAREVETTEPPASVQAALRLINSGVDALLALNDHEELGCLDLPSLAASIRAFEKTRNRLVSVDHALLHAAARGHLEQFTGARSTAHALAQITRVTRAEAKERLQAAGMVAPIITLGGERLPSRLPATADAQRLGDVSAAQARVIGACIRDLDVATVQDDACRDAEAALVQYCAAFNPAELRTIANTILDVLVPDGKPPRDALVRARRGVTLGTERSDGSCTISGVLTKTLRAKLHATLSPLAAPKPAHDGIGDDRTHVQRMHDALEDLCDRHIRTGELPGSNGARAGVMIIAQLDDLMTHLDQHAQGLEFPVTRSTDSPSFRTSDGRVLSFAEFLKLADNAEVIQTFMSKADGIVAYGRDRRYATPRQWNALIARDRGCSFPGCDAPPQWCEAHHVVPWLLGGNTDLDNLALVCGYHHREFESQGWECRMIRGMPHWLPPSWIDRERAPLQNHEHATRPLHPQQVTSALNDAYRVAQQDDELQERASGATARLGPQRVHIITALHDRQINNAITSWIEHALTTRLNQ from the coding sequence ATGATCGAAGGACACGCAGAATGGGTGGTCCCGGGTGTGACTACCGCCGCGGATCGTTCTCCCGATCACTGTGCGCGCGAGGTCGAGACCACGGAACCTCCCGCGAGCGTGCAGGCTGCACTCCGATTGATCAACTCGGGGGTCGATGCGCTGTTAGCCCTCAATGATCACGAGGAGCTCGGGTGTCTCGACTTGCCGTCTCTCGCCGCGTCAATCCGCGCGTTCGAGAAGACCCGCAACCGTCTCGTCAGTGTGGATCATGCACTGCTCCATGCGGCCGCACGCGGTCACCTCGAGCAGTTCACTGGCGCGCGTAGCACCGCGCACGCGCTTGCCCAGATCACCCGCGTCACCCGGGCCGAGGCCAAGGAGCGGTTGCAAGCGGCCGGCATGGTGGCTCCGATTATCACGCTTGGCGGCGAGCGCCTCCCTAGCCGACTACCGGCGACTGCCGATGCTCAACGCCTCGGTGACGTGTCGGCAGCACAGGCGCGAGTCATTGGAGCGTGCATTCGTGACCTCGATGTCGCCACCGTGCAGGACGACGCCTGCCGCGATGCCGAGGCCGCGCTGGTGCAATACTGCGCGGCATTCAACCCAGCCGAACTCCGCACGATCGCCAACACGATCCTGGACGTCCTAGTGCCGGATGGCAAACCACCCCGCGACGCCTTGGTCCGGGCACGTCGCGGCGTCACTCTGGGCACCGAACGTTCCGACGGCTCGTGCACGATCAGCGGGGTCCTCACCAAGACCTTGCGGGCGAAACTGCACGCCACTCTCAGCCCGTTGGCTGCGCCGAAGCCGGCTCACGACGGTATCGGCGACGACCGTACGCACGTACAGCGCATGCATGATGCGCTCGAAGACCTCTGCGACCGCCACATTCGAACCGGTGAGTTACCCGGCAGCAACGGCGCGCGCGCCGGCGTCATGATCATCGCGCAGCTCGACGACCTAATGACGCACCTCGATCAACATGCGCAAGGCCTCGAGTTCCCTGTCACCCGATCGACTGACTCCCCTTCCTTCCGTACGAGCGACGGACGCGTCCTGAGCTTCGCTGAATTCCTCAAGCTCGCCGACAACGCCGAGGTGATTCAGACGTTCATGAGCAAAGCCGACGGAATCGTGGCGTACGGCCGCGATCGTCGTTACGCGACTCCACGGCAGTGGAACGCGCTCATCGCGCGTGATCGCGGATGCAGCTTCCCGGGTTGTGATGCACCGCCGCAATGGTGCGAAGCACATCATGTCGTTCCATGGCTGCTCGGCGGGAACACCGATCTGGACAACCTCGCTCTTGTGTGCGGTTATCACCATCGAGAGTTCGAATCGCAGGGCTGGGAGTGTCGAATGATCCGTGGGATGCCGCACTGGCTCCCACCGTCCTGGATCGATCGCGAGCGCGCCCCACTCCAGAACCATGAGCATGCCACCCGCCCGTTGCACCCTCAGCAGGTGACAAGCGCGTTGAACGACGCCTACCGCGTAGCCCAACAGGATGACGAACTCCAAGAACGCGCCTCAGGGGCGACGGCACGGCTGGGCCCGCAGCGCGTTCACATCATCACAGCGCTGCACGACCGTCAGATCAACAATGCCATCACCAGTTGGATCGAACACGCGCTGACCACCCGGCTAAACCAGTAG
- the msrB gene encoding peptide-methionine (R)-S-oxide reductase MsrB has product MTETQQPAVTKSEQQWREQLTPAEYAVLRQAGTERPFTGEYTDTETEGVYSCRACGAELFRSDTKFHSHCGWPSFFAPSDTDAVILKEDDSLGMRRVEVLCTSCHSHLGHVFHGEGYDTPTDDRYCINSISLTLEPK; this is encoded by the coding sequence ATGACCGAGACTCAGCAGCCAGCCGTCACCAAGTCCGAGCAGCAGTGGCGCGAACAGCTCACGCCCGCCGAGTACGCCGTACTGCGGCAGGCCGGCACCGAGCGTCCCTTCACCGGGGAGTACACCGATACCGAAACTGAAGGCGTCTACAGTTGCCGCGCCTGCGGCGCCGAACTGTTCCGCAGCGATACCAAGTTCCACAGCCACTGCGGCTGGCCCAGTTTCTTCGCGCCGTCCGACACCGACGCCGTCATCCTCAAGGAGGACGACTCCCTCGGTATGCGTCGCGTCGAGGTGCTGTGCACCTCGTGCCACTCACACCTCGGACACGTGTTCCACGGCGAGGGCTACGACACCCCCACCGACGACCGCTACTGCATCAACTCGATCTCGCTGACCCTCGAGCCCAAGTAG
- a CDS encoding acyl-CoA carboxylase subunit beta, whose amino-acid sequence MTDVEATSWAAEVADLRERQRIAAKMGGEDAVQKQHDRGRQTVRERISQLFDPESFRETGSIAGRRDGSSFVPANTVCGRGTIDGRPVVVVGDDFTVRGGSVEITESGKTIYPEKLANEYRLPLVRLVESGGGSIKTLEAIGRTYVPANPGWDYLVSNLSTVPVVALAMGPCGGIAAARVSASHYSVMVRGTSQAFAGGPPLVARQGETIDKESLGGAAIQTRNGTVLDAVDSESEAFEQARRFLSYLPSSVYELPPRAELTDDPRRRDESLLSAIPRNRRKPHAIRPIIETIVDKGSFFEMGKNWGRSIVTGLARLDGWPVAVLSTDARYGAAFTADGARKTEWFADLAETFHLPVVHLVDQPGLPIGSEAERAGTMRYAVRATSAVYQASVPWCSIIIRRAFGVGGAAHSNAERVQIRYAWPSAEWGSLPNEGGVDAAFRSHIENSDDPAAERARLIAEMDAVRSPMLTAEDFGVEEIIDPRDTRALLCEFANLAAPLRRPGRSSWGFRG is encoded by the coding sequence ATGACCGACGTGGAGGCAACCTCGTGGGCGGCAGAGGTCGCCGATCTTCGTGAACGTCAACGGATCGCGGCAAAGATGGGCGGCGAGGACGCCGTGCAGAAACAGCACGACCGAGGCCGCCAGACCGTTCGTGAACGGATCTCGCAACTTTTCGACCCGGAAAGCTTTAGAGAAACGGGTTCGATCGCCGGACGACGGGACGGATCGTCATTCGTCCCGGCTAATACGGTCTGTGGCCGCGGCACGATCGATGGTCGACCAGTGGTCGTCGTGGGTGATGATTTCACGGTTCGTGGCGGTTCGGTGGAGATTACCGAGTCCGGCAAGACGATCTACCCGGAGAAGCTGGCTAATGAGTATCGCCTCCCGTTGGTTCGGCTCGTCGAAAGCGGTGGGGGATCGATCAAGACACTGGAAGCGATCGGGCGCACCTACGTACCGGCGAATCCGGGCTGGGACTATCTGGTGTCGAACCTGTCCACTGTTCCGGTAGTCGCACTTGCCATGGGGCCGTGTGGTGGTATCGCCGCCGCACGTGTGTCTGCGAGCCACTACTCGGTGATGGTGAGGGGGACGTCCCAAGCTTTTGCCGGCGGGCCCCCGCTAGTTGCGCGTCAGGGCGAGACGATCGATAAAGAGTCGCTTGGCGGCGCAGCGATCCAGACTCGTAATGGCACGGTGCTGGACGCTGTGGACTCTGAGTCGGAGGCGTTCGAGCAAGCTCGCCGCTTCTTGTCCTATCTGCCTAGTTCGGTGTACGAATTGCCACCCCGCGCTGAACTCACGGACGACCCACGTCGTCGCGACGAATCGCTGTTATCTGCCATTCCGCGTAATCGTCGCAAACCGCACGCGATCCGTCCGATTATCGAGACCATCGTGGATAAAGGTTCGTTCTTCGAGATGGGTAAGAATTGGGGAAGGTCCATTGTTACCGGCCTCGCTCGTCTCGACGGCTGGCCAGTGGCTGTTCTGTCGACCGACGCCAGATACGGGGCCGCATTCACCGCGGACGGTGCTCGCAAGACCGAATGGTTCGCGGATCTGGCAGAGACTTTCCACCTCCCTGTTGTCCATCTCGTCGATCAACCAGGGCTTCCGATTGGGTCCGAGGCCGAGCGTGCCGGCACCATGAGATACGCAGTTCGAGCCACGTCCGCGGTCTACCAAGCATCAGTGCCGTGGTGCTCGATCATTATTCGTCGGGCATTCGGGGTCGGCGGCGCGGCGCACAGCAACGCGGAACGGGTGCAGATTCGCTACGCATGGCCGTCGGCAGAGTGGGGGTCACTTCCGAATGAGGGTGGCGTTGATGCGGCGTTCCGCTCGCATATCGAGAACAGCGATGACCCGGCAGCTGAGCGGGCCAGGCTCATCGCGGAGATGGACGCCGTGCGCAGCCCGATGTTAACCGCTGAAGATTTCGGCGTGGAGGAGATTATCGATCCGAGAGACACCCGCGCCCTGCTGTGTGAGTTCGCGAATCTGGCGGCACCACTTCGGCGTCCCGGGAGGAGTTCTTGGGGATTCCGAGGCTAA
- a CDS encoding DNA polymerase domain-containing protein has protein sequence MAKKTTAAFVSAGQREVRVSSPDRVVYEATRTTAQITKLDVCKYYAAVGDVMMRSIGQRPTAMERWPDGWREGMRLAVGPKDAGADGFYQKRLPRGAPDFIETVKVTFPSGRQADELCPSEPAALVWAAQMGTLTFHPWPVRRRDVDRPDELRLDLDPQPGTSFTDIKRIASVTRELLDELGMRGYVKTSGSRGVHIYVRIRAQYTFEQVRHAAIGIGRELELRDGGVTTAWWKEERGERVFLDFNQNNRDRSIAGAWSLRARPGAPVSTPLSWDRLAEVNDPAQYTLANIPEYLADGDPWQDMDEVAYPLEPLLELWEKHPGGELNFPPDYPKMPGEPPRVQPSKKVAEHWDADGNRIEP, from the coding sequence ATGGCAAAGAAGACGACAGCGGCATTCGTGTCTGCCGGACAACGCGAGGTGCGGGTCTCCAGCCCCGATCGTGTCGTGTACGAGGCAACTCGGACAACCGCGCAGATCACCAAGCTCGACGTGTGCAAGTACTACGCCGCTGTCGGGGACGTCATGATGCGGTCGATCGGTCAGCGACCGACGGCGATGGAGCGATGGCCAGATGGTTGGCGGGAGGGGATGCGCCTCGCAGTCGGCCCCAAGGACGCCGGCGCCGATGGCTTCTACCAAAAACGACTCCCGCGGGGTGCGCCTGACTTTATCGAGACCGTTAAGGTCACCTTCCCGAGTGGTCGCCAAGCCGACGAATTGTGTCCGAGCGAACCAGCGGCATTGGTGTGGGCAGCACAGATGGGTACGCTGACTTTTCATCCGTGGCCGGTACGCCGACGGGACGTCGACCGCCCGGACGAGCTCAGGCTCGATCTTGATCCGCAGCCGGGCACGTCGTTCACGGATATTAAACGGATTGCGTCCGTGACTCGAGAGCTCCTGGACGAGCTCGGGATGCGTGGCTACGTGAAAACGAGCGGTAGCCGCGGCGTACATATCTACGTCCGTATTCGAGCTCAGTACACCTTCGAGCAGGTTAGGCACGCCGCAATTGGGATTGGGCGTGAATTGGAACTCCGCGACGGCGGCGTGACGACCGCGTGGTGGAAAGAGGAACGTGGCGAGCGGGTGTTCCTCGATTTCAATCAAAACAATCGAGATCGAAGCATCGCCGGCGCCTGGAGTCTGCGCGCGCGTCCAGGTGCTCCTGTGAGCACGCCGCTGAGTTGGGATCGACTCGCAGAGGTGAACGACCCCGCGCAATACACGCTCGCGAACATTCCCGAGTACCTGGCGGACGGCGACCCGTGGCAGGACATGGATGAGGTGGCGTATCCACTTGAGCCACTACTGGAGCTGTGGGAGAAGCATCCAGGCGGAGAGCTGAACTTTCCGCCGGACTATCCCAAGATGCCGGGCGAGCCTCCGCGGGTTCAGCCGAGTAAGAAGGTTGCCGAACATTGGGACGCCGACGGCAACCGGATAGAACCCTAG